One region of Fusobacterium periodonticum 1_1_41FAA genomic DNA includes:
- a CDS encoding MarR family winged helix-turn-helix transcriptional regulator: MQRLGGFLISKLKQLQSRALAQCISKKGIDAFSGEQGKILFVLWQKDKITQKELASKTSLAKNTITAMLEKMEKNNLIKRITDENDKRKSLVILTDYANSLKKSFDEISDEMLQKFYKNFSGEEIDKFEEYLHRIIRNLEENEEGEEL; encoded by the coding sequence ATGCAAAGATTAGGTGGCTTTTTAATATCAAAATTAAAACAATTACAGAGTAGAGCACTAGCACAATGTATAAGCAAAAAAGGTATAGATGCTTTCAGTGGAGAACAAGGAAAGATTTTATTTGTACTTTGGCAAAAAGATAAAATCACTCAAAAAGAACTGGCTTCTAAAACAAGTTTAGCTAAGAATACAATCACAGCTATGCTTGAAAAAATGGAAAAAAATAATTTAATTAAAAGAATAACTGATGAAAATGACAAAAGAAAATCATTGGTAATTTTAACAGACTATGCAAATTCTTTAAAAAAATCTTTTGATGAAATTTCAGATGAAATGTTACAAAAGTTTTATAAAAATTTTAGTGGAGAAGAAATAGATAAGTTTGAAGAATATTTACATAGAATTATTAGGAATTTAGAAGAAAATGAAGAAGGTGAAGAATTATGA
- a CDS encoding glycine betaine ABC transporter substrate-binding protein — protein sequence MISQLTKLLTEDFKFFLNLTVEHILISLLAISIASVLGIILGIIISEYRKFSGLILGTVNILYTIPSIALLGFFITITGVGNTTALIALIIYALLPIIRSTYTGIVNINPLIIEASEGMGSTKLQQLFKVKLPLALPVLMSGIRNMVTMTIALAGIASFVGAGGLGVAIYRGITTNNSAMTFLGSLLIALLALIFDFILGIIEKRLTNHKKTKYKVNFKLIILGLFIIIFRTYFSLNSKKDKAINIATKPMTEGYILGQMLTELIEQDTDLKVNITNGVGGGTSNIHPAIVKGEFDLYPEYTGTSWEAVLKKEGSYDESQFDELQKEYKEKYNLEYVNLYGFNNTYGLAVNKDIAEKYNLKTYSDLAAVSNNLIFGAEYDFFEREDGYKELQKIYNVDFKKKIDMDIGLKYQAMKDKKIDVMIIFTTDGQLAISDVVVLEDDKKMYPSYRAGTVVRSEILSKYPELKPVLEKLNNILDDKTMADLNYQVESEGKKPEDVAREYLQEKGLLGAK from the coding sequence ATGATAAGTCAATTAACGAAATTATTGACAGAAGATTTTAAATTTTTTCTTAATCTAACAGTGGAACATATTTTAATTTCATTGTTAGCTATAAGTATTGCTAGTGTACTTGGAATTATTCTAGGAATAATAATAAGTGAATATAGAAAATTTTCAGGCTTAATATTGGGAACTGTCAATATACTTTATACTATACCTTCAATAGCATTATTAGGATTTTTTATCACTATCACAGGAGTTGGAAATACAACAGCACTTATTGCTTTAATAATATATGCACTTTTACCAATAATAAGAAGCACATACACAGGAATTGTAAATATAAATCCTTTGATTATTGAGGCATCAGAGGGGATGGGAAGCACAAAATTACAACAACTATTCAAGGTTAAATTACCTCTAGCATTGCCAGTTTTAATGTCAGGTATCAGAAATATGGTTACAATGACAATAGCACTTGCAGGTATAGCTTCTTTTGTTGGAGCAGGAGGTTTAGGGGTTGCAATTTATAGAGGTATAACAACTAACAATTCAGCTATGACTTTTCTTGGAAGCTTACTTATAGCACTTTTAGCTTTGATTTTTGATTTTATATTAGGAATTATAGAGAAAAGGTTGACTAATCATAAAAAAACAAAGTATAAAGTAAATTTTAAACTTATAATTTTAGGGCTTTTCATAATTATATTCAGAACATATTTTTCTTTAAATTCAAAGAAAGATAAAGCTATAAATATTGCAACAAAACCTATGACAGAGGGCTATATTTTAGGACAAATGTTAACCGAACTTATTGAACAAGATACAGATTTAAAAGTTAATATCACAAATGGAGTTGGTGGTGGAACTTCCAATATACACCCTGCGATAGTTAAGGGAGAGTTTGACCTATACCCTGAATATACAGGAACTTCCTGGGAAGCTGTATTGAAAAAAGAAGGTAGCTATGATGAAAGTCAATTTGATGAATTGCAAAAAGAATATAAAGAAAAATACAATTTAGAATATGTAAATTTATATGGTTTTAACAATACTTATGGTTTAGCAGTAAATAAAGATATTGCAGAAAAATATAATTTAAAAACATATAGTGATTTAGCAGCAGTATCAAATAATTTAATTTTTGGTGCAGAATATGATTTCTTTGAAAGAGAAGATGGCTATAAAGAATTACAAAAAATATATAATGTGGATTTTAAAAAGAAAATAGATATGGATATCGGACTTAAATATCAAGCTATGAAAGATAAAAAAATTGATGTTATGATAATTTTTACAACAGATGGACAACTGGCAATATCTGATGTAGTTGTTTTAGAAGATGATAAAAAGATGTATCCATCATATAGAGCTGGAACAGTTGTAAGAAGTGAGATTTTATCTAAATATCCAGAGTTAAAACCAGTTTTAGAAAAATTGAATAATATCTTGGATGATAAAACAATGGCAGATTTGAATTATCAAGTTGAAAGTGAAGGAAAGAAACCAGAAGATGTAGCAAGAGAATATTTACAGGAAAAAGGTTTATTGGGGGCTAAATAA
- a CDS encoding ABC transporter ATP-binding protein, which translates to MIEFKNISKSYGNQEVIKDFNLTIECGTFLTIIGSSGSGKTTILKMINGLIKADKGKVLINDKNIQDEDLIELRRKIGYVIQGNILFPHLTVFDNIAYVLNLKKYDKKEIEKIVNEKMDMLNLSRDLKDRLPDELSGGQQQRVGIARALAANPDIILMDEPFGAVDAITRYQLQKDLKELHKKTEATIVFITHDITEALKLGTKVLVLDRGEIQQYDVPKNICSNPKNDFVKQLLKMAEM; encoded by the coding sequence ATGATAGAATTTAAAAATATTAGTAAGAGTTATGGAAATCAAGAAGTAATAAAAGATTTTAATTTGACTATTGAATGTGGAACTTTCTTAACTATCATAGGTTCATCAGGTTCTGGGAAAACAACAATTTTAAAAATGATAAATGGTCTTATAAAGGCTGATAAAGGAAAAGTACTGATAAATGATAAAAATATCCAAGATGAAGATTTAATTGAACTTAGAAGAAAAATAGGTTATGTAATTCAGGGAAATATTCTATTTCCACATTTAACAGTTTTTGATAATATTGCCTATGTATTAAATTTAAAAAAATATGATAAAAAAGAAATTGAAAAGATAGTAAATGAAAAAATGGATATGTTAAATCTTTCAAGAGATTTAAAAGATAGACTACCAGATGAACTATCAGGTGGACAACAACAGAGAGTTGGAATAGCAAGAGCCTTGGCAGCAAACCCTGATATAATATTGATGGATGAGCCATTTGGAGCAGTTGATGCTATCACAAGATATCAGTTACAAAAAGATTTAAAGGAATTGCATAAAAAGACAGAGGCAACTATTGTCTTTATAACTCACGATATAACAGAAGCTTTAAAGCTAGGAACAAAGGTTTTAGTATTGGATAGAGGAGAAATTCAACAATATGATGTACCTAAAAATATTTGTTCTAATCCTAAAAATGACTTTGTGAAACAATTATTAAAAATGGCAGAGATGTAG
- a CDS encoding glutathione peroxidase: MKIYDFTVKNRKGEDVSLENFKGKVLLIVNTATRCGFTPQYDELEALYSKYNKDGFEVLDFPCNQFGNQAPESDDEIHTFCQLNYKVKFDQFAKVEVNGENAIPLFKYLQEQKGFTGFDPKHKLTSILNEMLSKNDPDFAKKSDIKWNFTKFLVDKSGNVVARFEPTTGAEEIEKEIKKYL, encoded by the coding sequence ATGAAAATTTATGATTTTACTGTAAAAAATAGAAAAGGTGAAGATGTTTCTTTAGAAAATTTTAAAGGAAAAGTTTTATTGATTGTTAATACTGCAACTAGATGTGGATTTACACCACAATATGATGAATTAGAAGCTCTATACTCAAAATATAACAAAGATGGTTTTGAAGTTTTAGACTTCCCTTGTAATCAATTTGGAAATCAAGCTCCAGAAAGTGATGATGAAATCCATACTTTCTGTCAATTGAATTACAAAGTTAAATTTGACCAATTTGCAAAAGTTGAAGTTAATGGTGAAAATGCTATACCACTTTTCAAATATTTACAAGAACAAAAAGGATTTACTGGCTTTGATCCTAAGCATAAACTAACTTCTATACTTAATGAAATGCTTTCAAAAAATGATCCTGACTTTGCTAAAAAATCAGATATAAAGTGGAATTTTACTAAGTTTTTAGTAGATAAGTCTGGAAATGTTGTAGCAAGATTTGAACCTACTACAGGTGCTGAAGAAATAGAAAAAGAAATCAAAAAATATCTATAA
- a CDS encoding ABC transporter ATP-binding protein, which translates to MFKKFISYYKPHKKMFFLDLLAAFLISICDLFYPILTRSILYDFIPNRKLKTIFLFLFILALIYIFKMLSNYFVGYYGHIVGVKIQADMRRDLFKHIQNMPISYFDKNQTGDIMSRIVNDLIDISELAHHGPEDVFISGVLVLGSFFYLINLNPLLTCIVFFFIPILALLTIFLRKRMMRAFAETRTTVGAINANLSNSISGIRVSKSFNNSKFEFKKFEEGNSKYIIARKAAYFWLAVFQGGVYYIIDTLYLVMLLSGTLFTYYEKITVVDFVTYMLFVNLLITPVKRLINSVEQFQNGMSGFKRFYEVITVPQEEEGKIEVGKLNGNIVFDEVTFRYEENENVFENFSLNIKAGTNVALVGESGVGKSTICHLIPRFYEILSGKITIDDIDIKDMTLSSLRKNIGIVSQDVFLFTGTVKENIAYGKLDATDEEIFKAAKYANIHDYIMTLEKGYDTQVGERGIRLSGGQKQRISIARVFLANPPILILDEATSALDSITERNIQKSLDELSEGRTTLVVAHRLTTVRKANVIIVITKDGIAEMGNHDELMKLKGIYYKLNQV; encoded by the coding sequence TTGTTTAAAAAATTTATTTCATATTATAAGCCTCATAAGAAAATGTTTTTTTTAGATTTACTAGCAGCTTTTCTTATTTCTATTTGTGATTTATTCTATCCTATATTAACTCGTTCAATATTATATGATTTTATCCCAAATAGAAAATTAAAAACAATTTTTTTATTTCTATTTATCTTAGCATTAATCTATATTTTTAAAATGCTATCCAATTATTTTGTTGGCTACTATGGACATATTGTTGGAGTAAAAATACAAGCAGATATGAGAAGAGATTTATTTAAGCATATTCAAAATATGCCCATATCTTATTTTGACAAGAATCAGACTGGAGATATTATGTCAAGGATAGTAAATGACCTGATAGATATTTCAGAACTTGCTCACCATGGACCTGAAGATGTTTTCATATCAGGTGTTCTAGTTTTAGGTTCTTTTTTCTATCTAATTAATTTAAATCCTCTATTAACTTGTATAGTTTTCTTCTTTATTCCAATTTTAGCTCTACTTACTATTTTTTTAAGAAAGAGAATGATGAGAGCCTTCGCTGAAACAAGAACTACTGTTGGTGCTATAAATGCAAATTTATCAAATTCTATTTCAGGAATTAGAGTCTCTAAATCTTTTAATAATAGCAAGTTTGAATTTAAAAAATTTGAAGAAGGAAACTCTAAATATATCATTGCAAGAAAGGCAGCATACTTTTGGTTAGCTGTTTTTCAAGGTGGAGTTTACTATATCATAGATACTCTTTATCTTGTTATGCTTTTAAGTGGAACATTATTTACTTATTACGAGAAAATCACTGTAGTAGATTTTGTTACATATATGCTATTTGTTAATTTATTAATAACTCCTGTAAAAAGACTTATTAACTCAGTAGAACAATTTCAAAATGGAATGAGTGGTTTTAAAAGATTCTATGAAGTAATAACTGTTCCTCAAGAAGAAGAAGGAAAAATTGAAGTTGGAAAGTTAAATGGTAACATAGTCTTTGATGAAGTAACTTTTAGATATGAAGAAAATGAAAATGTTTTTGAAAATTTCTCTTTAAATATCAAGGCTGGAACAAATGTAGCTTTAGTTGGTGAATCAGGAGTTGGTAAAAGTACTATTTGCCATTTAATTCCAAGATTCTATGAAATTTTATCTGGTAAAATTACAATAGATGACATAGATATTAAAGATATGACCTTATCTTCACTTAGAAAGAATATAGGGATTGTAAGTCAAGATGTGTTTTTATTTACAGGAACTGTAAAAGAAAATATTGCCTATGGAAAATTAGATGCAACTGATGAAGAAATTTTTAAAGCAGCTAAATATGCAAATATCCATGACTACATTATGACTTTAGAAAAAGGATATGATACTCAAGTTGGTGAAAGAGGTATTCGTTTATCTGGAGGACAAAAACAAAGAATTTCTATCGCTAGAGTTTTTCTAGCTAACCCTCCTATTCTAATTTTAGATGAGGCAACAAGTGCTCTAGACAGTATAACTGAAAGAAATATACAAAAATCTCTAGATGAACTTAGTGAAGGTAGAACAACTTTAGTGGTTGCCCATAGACTAACAACTGTAAGAAAAGCTAATGTCATAATTGTTATCACAAAAGATGGAATAGCTGAAATGGGAAATCATGATGAATTAATGAAGTTAAAAGGAATTTATTACAAGTTAAATCAAGTTTAA
- a CDS encoding lysophospholipid acyltransferase family protein translates to MYYIQYIIARFFIFLLLLLPEKLRFKFGDFLGNLTYKLIKSRRMTALMNLKMAFPEKSDEEIEKIARKSFRIMIKAFLCSLWFDKYLKNPKNIKIINQESMLNACKKDKGVMAATMHMGNMEASTVCTGENKIITVAKKQRNPYINDYITKLRGKANYMEVIEKNERTSRVLISKLREKKVIALFSDHRDKGAIINFFGKETKAPSGAVSMALKFDLPFLLVYNTFNDDNTITIYVTDEIELKKTGNFKEDVQNNVQYLINIMEDVIRKHPEQWMWFHDRWNSFREYKRSLKNKK, encoded by the coding sequence ATGTATTATATTCAATATATTATTGCTAGATTTTTTATTTTTTTATTACTCTTATTACCTGAAAAATTGAGATTTAAGTTTGGAGATTTTTTAGGGAATCTTACATATAAATTAATTAAAAGTAGAAGAATGACAGCCCTTATGAATTTGAAAATGGCTTTTCCTGAAAAGAGTGACGAGGAAATTGAAAAGATTGCAAGAAAATCTTTTAGAATAATGATAAAGGCTTTCTTATGCTCACTATGGTTTGATAAATATCTAAAGAATCCTAAAAATATAAAGATTATAAATCAAGAAAGTATGTTGAATGCTTGTAAAAAAGATAAAGGGGTTATGGCTGCTACTATGCACATGGGAAATATGGAAGCAAGTACAGTTTGTACAGGTGAGAATAAAATTATTACTGTTGCTAAAAAGCAAAGAAATCCATATATAAATGACTATATTACAAAACTTAGAGGTAAAGCAAACTATATGGAAGTGATAGAAAAAAATGAGAGAACAAGTAGAGTTTTAATTTCTAAGTTGAGAGAAAAGAAAGTTATTGCACTATTTTCTGACCATAGAGATAAAGGAGCAATAATTAATTTCTTTGGTAAGGAAACAAAAGCACCTAGTGGAGCAGTATCAATGGCATTGAAGTTTGACTTACCTTTCTTACTTGTCTATAACACTTTTAATGATGACAACACAATTACCATCTATGTTACAGATGAAATAGAATTGAAAAAGACAGGTAATTTCAAGGAAGATGTACAAAACAATGTGCAGTATCTGATAAATATTATGGAAGATGTTATTAGAAAACATCCAGAACAATGGATGTGGTTCCACGATAGATGGAATAGTTTTAGAGAATATAAACGTTCATTGAAAAATAAAAAATAA
- a CDS encoding 5'-methylthioadenosine/adenosylhomocysteine nucleosidase: MKIGIIGAMHEEIVELKSSMTDINEIEISNLKFYEGKLCSKDVVLVESGIGKVNAAISTTLLVSNFKVDKIIFTGVAGAVNPDIKVTDIVIATDLVESDMDVTAGGNYKLGEIPRMKSSNFKADSYLFTLADSVATKLFGTERVYKGRIISRDEFVASSEKVKKLREVFEAECVEMEGAAVAHVCEVLNIPFIVLRSISDKADDEAGMTFDEFVKIAAKNSKSIVEGILSIIK; encoded by the coding sequence ATGAAAATTGGAATAATTGGTGCTATGCACGAGGAAATAGTTGAATTAAAAAGTTCAATGACTGATATAAATGAAATAGAAATTAGTAATTTAAAATTCTATGAAGGTAAATTATGTTCAAAAGATGTTGTCTTAGTAGAAAGTGGTATAGGAAAAGTTAATGCGGCGATATCTACTACTCTTTTAGTTTCTAATTTTAAAGTTGACAAAATAATATTTACAGGAGTTGCTGGGGCAGTTAATCCTGATATAAAAGTTACTGATATTGTTATTGCGACTGATTTAGTTGAATCTGATATGGATGTAACAGCAGGCGGAAACTATAAATTGGGAGAAATTCCAAGAATGAAAAGTTCTAACTTTAAAGCTGATTCTTATCTTTTCACTTTGGCTGATTCAGTTGCTACAAAACTTTTTGGAACTGAGAGAGTTTATAAAGGAAGAATAATAAGTAGAGATGAATTTGTAGCTTCATCTGAAAAAGTAAAAAAACTTAGAGAAGTTTTTGAAGCTGAATGTGTTGAAATGGAAGGTGCAGCTGTAGCTCATGTCTGTGAAGTATTAAATATACCATTTATAGTTTTGAGATCAATTTCTGATAAAGCAGATGATGAAGCAGGAATGACTTTTGATGAATTTGTAAAAATTGCTGCAAAAAATTCAAAATCAATAGTAGAAGGAATTTTATCAATTATAAAATAG
- a CDS encoding bifunctional folylpolyglutamate synthase/dihydrofolate synthase, whose translation MEEKMNIDALLEELYAYSMFSIRLGLDNIKEICKYLGNPQNSYKVIHITGTNGKGSVSTTVERVLIDAGYKVGKYTSPHILEFNERISFNDKYISNEDIAKYYEKVKKIIEEHKIQATFFEVTTAMMFDYFKDMKAEYVILEAGMGGRYDATNICDNTVSVITNVSLDHTEYLGDTIYKIATEKAGIIKNCPYTIFADNNPDVKKAIEEVTDKYVNVLDKYKDSTYKLDFNTFTTNININGNIYEYSLFGDYQYKNFLCAYEVLKYLGIDENIIKEAIKKVVWQCRFEVFSKNPLVIFDGAHNPAGVEELIKIVKQHFSKDEVTVLVSILKDKDRASMFKKLNEISSSIVLTSIPDNPRASTAKELYDNVENKKDFEYEEDPIKAYNLALSKKRKLTVCCGSFYILIKLKEGLNG comes from the coding sequence ATGGAGGAAAAAATGAATATCGATGCTTTACTTGAAGAATTATATGCTTATTCTATGTTTAGTATAAGACTTGGTTTAGATAATATTAAAGAAATTTGTAAATACTTAGGAAATCCTCAAAATTCATATAAGGTTATACATATAACTGGAACTAATGGAAAAGGTTCTGTTTCAACAACAGTTGAAAGAGTACTAATAGATGCTGGATACAAGGTTGGAAAATACACTTCTCCTCATATACTTGAATTCAATGAAAGAATCTCTTTCAATGACAAATATATCAGCAATGAAGATATTGCTAAATATTATGAAAAAGTCAAAAAGATTATTGAAGAACATAAAATACAAGCAACATTCTTTGAAGTTACAACTGCTATGATGTTTGACTATTTCAAAGATATGAAGGCTGAATATGTAATTTTAGAAGCTGGTATGGGTGGAAGATATGATGCAACAAATATTTGTGACAACACTGTATCTGTAATAACTAATGTTAGCTTAGACCACACAGAATACCTAGGAGATACTATTTATAAAATAGCAACTGAAAAAGCTGGAATAATTAAAAACTGTCCTTACACTATCTTTGCTGATAATAATCCTGATGTAAAAAAAGCAATTGAAGAAGTTACAGATAAATATGTAAATGTCTTAGATAAATATAAAGATAGTACATATAAACTTGATTTTAATACTTTTACAACAAATATAAATATAAATGGAAATATCTATGAATATTCACTTTTTGGTGATTATCAATATAAAAATTTCTTATGTGCCTATGAAGTTTTAAAGTACTTAGGTATAGATGAAAATATAATAAAAGAAGCTATTAAAAAGGTTGTATGGCAATGTAGATTTGAAGTGTTCTCTAAAAATCCACTTGTGATTTTTGATGGAGCTCATAATCCTGCTGGAGTTGAAGAACTTATAAAAATTGTAAAACAACACTTTTCAAAAGATGAAGTTACTGTGTTAGTGTCTATTTTAAAAGATAAAGATAGAGCTTCTATGTTTAAAAAACTAAATGAGATATCTTCTAGTATAGTTTTAACATCTATACCAGACAATCCAAGAGCTTCAACAGCAAAAGAACTATATGATAATGTTGAAAACAAAAAAGACTTTGAATATGAAGAAGATCCAATCAAGGCATATAATTTAGCTTTAAGTAAAAAGAGAAAGCTTACTGTATGTTGCGGTTCTTTCTACATTTTAATTAAGTTAAAAGAGGGCTTAAATGGATAA
- the hprK gene encoding HPr(Ser) kinase/phosphatase, with protein MYTYTTVREIADSLNLEILNEGNLDLKIDIPNIYQIGYELVGFLDKESDELNRYINICSLKESRFMATFSKERKEKVISEYMALDFPALIFSKDAIIAEEFYYYAKKYNKNILLSNEKASVTVRKLKFFLSRALSIEEEYEDYSLMEIHGVGVLMTGYSNARKGVMIELLERGHRMITDKNLVIRRIGENDLLGYNGKKKVKLGHFYLEDIQNGSVDVTDHFGVKSTRIEKKINILIVLEEWKEKEFYDRLGLDTQYETFVGEKIQKFVIPVRKGRNLAVIIETAALSFRLKRMGHNTPLEFLNKSQEIIQKKKKEREENMNTNSLAVTKLINEFDLEVKYGRDKVTSTYIKSSNVYRPSLSLIGFFDLIEEVSNIGIQIFSKMEFNFLEKLCPTERINNLKKFLSFDIPMIVLTEDANAPDYFFELVQKSGHILAIAPYKKSSQIIANFNNYLDSFFSETISVHGVLVELFGFGVLLTGKSGIGKSETALELIHRGHRLIADDMVKFYRDTQGDIVGKSAELPFFMEIRGLGIIDIKTLYGMSSVRLSKRLDMIIELKALDNSDYMSAPTTHLYEDVLGKPIKKRILEISSGRNAAAMVEVMVMDYMSGLLGQK; from the coding sequence ATGTACACATATACCACTGTCAGAGAAATTGCAGATTCATTAAATTTGGAAATACTGAATGAGGGAAATTTAGATCTAAAAATTGATATCCCTAATATTTATCAAATTGGTTATGAACTTGTTGGTTTTTTAGATAAAGAAAGTGATGAGCTAAATAGATATATCAATATCTGTAGCTTAAAAGAATCAAGATTTATGGCTACTTTTTCTAAAGAAAGAAAAGAAAAAGTTATTTCCGAATATATGGCTCTTGATTTCCCAGCTCTAATCTTTTCAAAAGATGCTATCATAGCTGAAGAATTCTATTATTATGCTAAAAAATACAACAAAAATATTCTTTTAAGCAATGAAAAAGCTTCTGTTACTGTTAGAAAATTAAAATTCTTTCTTTCTAGAGCACTTTCTATTGAAGAAGAATATGAAGATTATTCTCTTATGGAAATTCATGGTGTTGGAGTATTGATGACAGGTTATTCAAATGCTAGAAAAGGTGTTATGATAGAGCTACTTGAAAGAGGTCATCGTATGATAACAGATAAAAATCTAGTTATACGTCGTATTGGTGAAAATGATTTGCTCGGTTACAATGGAAAAAAGAAAGTAAAGCTGGGGCATTTTTATCTAGAAGATATACAAAATGGTTCTGTCGATGTTACAGATCATTTTGGAGTAAAATCAACAAGAATAGAAAAAAAGATAAATATACTTATAGTTTTAGAAGAATGGAAAGAAAAAGAATTCTATGATAGACTTGGGCTTGATACACAATATGAAACTTTTGTTGGTGAAAAAATACAAAAGTTTGTTATACCTGTGAGAAAAGGGAGAAATCTAGCTGTTATCATTGAAACAGCAGCCCTATCATTTAGATTAAAAAGAATGGGACACAATACTCCTTTAGAATTTCTTAATAAATCTCAAGAAATAATACAAAAAAAGAAAAAAGAGAGGGAAGAAAATATGAATACAAATAGTTTAGCAGTTACAAAACTAATAAATGAGTTTGATTTAGAAGTAAAATATGGTAGAGATAAAGTGACAAGTACATATATAAAATCTTCTAATGTGTACCGTCCCTCTTTGTCACTTATAGGATTTTTTGATTTAATAGAAGAAGTTTCTAATATAGGTATACAAATATTTTCAAAAATGGAATTTAATTTCTTAGAAAAACTTTGCCCTACAGAAAGAATTAACAATTTAAAAAAATTCTTGTCTTTTGATATACCTATGATAGTACTGACAGAAGATGCTAATGCTCCTGATTACTTCTTTGAATTAGTACAAAAAAGTGGACATATTTTAGCTATTGCTCCATATAAAAAATCTTCTCAAATAATTGCAAACTTTAATAACTACTTGGACTCTTTCTTCTCAGAAACAATAAGTGTCCATGGAGTTTTAGTTGAGCTTTTTGGTTTTGGAGTTTTACTTACAGGTAAAAGTGGAATAGGAAAAAGTGAAACAGCGTTAGAGCTTATACATAGAGGTCACAGACTTATAGCAGATGACATGGTTAAATTCTATAGAGATACTCAAGGAGACATTGTAGGTAAATCAGCTGAACTTCCATTCTTTATGGAAATAAGAGGTTTAGGAATTATTGATATAAAAACTTTATATGGAATGAGTTCTGTAAGATTATCTAAAAGATTGGATATGATAATAGAGCTAAAAGCACTTGATAACTCTGATTATATGTCAGCTCCAACAACTCATCTATATGAAGATGTACTAGGAAAACCTATTAAGAAAAGAATACTTGAAATTTCTTCAGGTAGAAATGCTGCTGCCATGGTTGAAGTTATGGTTATGGACTATATGTCTGGTTTACTTGGTCAAAAATAA
- a CDS encoding DHH family phosphoesterase yields the protein MKEFIEKFKEIKTIIEENQNIILTAHVNPDGDAVGSGLGLFLTLKETYKNKNIRFVLQDSIPYTTKFLKGSEEIETYNSKEKYSTDLLIFLDSATRERTGETGKNIEAKLSINIDHHMSNPSYGDVNCVITYSSSTSEIVYHFIKYMDYKMNLAIAEALYLGLVNDTGNFSHSNVKVETMMMATDLISLGVNNNYIVTNFLNSNSYQTLKMLGDALTKFEFYPEKKLSYYYLDHETMQKYGAKKEDTEGVVEKILSYYEASVSLFLREETDGKIKGSMRSKYETNVNKIAALFGGGGHYKAAGFSSDLSPKEILDIVLKNLD from the coding sequence TTGAAAGAATTTATTGAAAAATTTAAAGAAATAAAAACTATTATTGAAGAAAATCAAAATATTATACTAACGGCTCATGTCAATCCTGATGGTGATGCTGTAGGTTCAGGTTTAGGACTATTTCTTACATTAAAAGAAACTTATAAAAATAAGAATATTAGATTTGTTTTACAAGATAGTATTCCCTATACTACCAAATTTTTAAAGGGTTCTGAAGAGATAGAAACATATAACAGTAAAGAAAAATATTCAACTGATTTATTGATATTTTTAGATTCAGCTACAAGAGAAAGAACTGGAGAAACTGGAAAAAATATAGAAGCAAAACTTAGTATTAATATCGATCATCATATGAGTAATCCAAGTTATGGAGATGTGAATTGTGTTATAACATATTCATCTTCAACTTCTGAAATTGTTTATCATTTTATTAAATATATGGATTATAAAATGAATTTAGCTATAGCCGAAGCTTTGTATTTAGGTTTAGTGAATGACACAGGGAATTTCTCTCATAGCAATGTTAAAGTTGAAACTATGATGATGGCTACAGATTTAATTTCACTTGGTGTAAATAATAACTATATAGTAACTAATTTTTTAAACTCAAATTCTTATCAAACTTTAAAAATGTTAGGAGATGCCTTAACAAAGTTTGAATTTTATCCTGAAAAGAAATTATCATACTATTATTTAGATCATGAAACTATGCAAAAATATGGAGCTAAAAAAGAAGACACTGAAGGTGTAGTTGAAAAAATTCTATCATACTATGAAGCTTCTGTTTCATTATTTTTAAGAGAAGAAACTGATGGAAAAATCAAAGGAAGTATGAGATCTAAGTATGAGACAAATGTCAATAAAATTGCTGCTCTTTTTGGTGGTGGTGGTCACTATAAAGCCGCAGGTTTTTCAAGTGATTTAAGCCCTAAAGAAATCTTAGATATTGTTTTAAAAAACTTAGACTGA